One segment of Microtus ochrogaster isolate Prairie Vole_2 unplaced genomic scaffold, MicOch1.0 UNK15, whole genome shotgun sequence DNA contains the following:
- the Map2k7 gene encoding dual specificity mitogen-activated protein kinase kinase 7 isoform X1 has translation MAASSLEQKLSRLEAKLKQENREARRRIDLNLDISPQRPRPIIVITLSPAPAPSQRAALQLPLANDGGSRSPSSESSPQHPTPPSRPRHMLGLPSTLFTPRSMESIEIDQKLQEIMKQTGYLTIGGQRYQAEINDLENLGEMGSGTCGQVWKMRFRKTGHIIAVKQMRRSGNKEENKRILMDLDVVLKSHDCPYIVQCFGTFITNTDVFIAMELMGTCAEKLKKRMQGPIPERILGKMTVAIVKALYYLKEKHGVIHRDVKPSNILLDERGQIKLCDFGISGRLVDSKAKTRSAGCAAYMAPERIDPPDPTKPDYDIRADVWSLGISLVELATGQFPYKNCKTDFEVLTKVLQEEPPLLPGHMGFSGDFQSFVKDCLTKDHRKRPKYNKLLEHSFIKHYETLEVDVASWFKDIMAKTESPRTSGVLSQHHLPFFR, from the exons ATGGCGGCGTCCTCCCTAGAGCAAAAGCTGTCCCGCCTGGAAGCCAAGCTTAAACAGGAGAACCGCGAGGCCCGGAGGAGAATCGACCTCAACCTGGATATTAGCCCCCAGCGGCCCAGGCCCA TTATTGTGATCACTCTAAGCCCTGCTCCTGCCCCGTCCCAGCGAGCAG CCCTGCAGCTCCCACTGGCCAATGATGGGGGCAGTCGCTCACCATCCTCAGAGAGCTCCCCACAGCACCCTACACCGCCCTCCCGGCCCCGCCACATGCTGGGGCTCCCATCAACCTTGTTCACACCCCGCAGTATGGAGAG CATCGAAATTGACCAGAAGCTGCAGGAGATCATGAAGCAGACAGGGTACCTGACCATCGGAGGCCAG CGTTATCAGGCAGAAATCAATGACTTGGAGAACCTGGGCGAGATGGGCAGCGGTACCTGTGGTCAGGTGTGGAAGATGCGCTTCCGGAAAACAGGCCACATCATTGCTGTCAAG CAAATGCGGCGCTCGGGGAACAAGGAAGAGAATAAGCGTATCCTGATGGACCTGGATGTGGTACTCAAGAGCCACGACTGCCCCTACATCGTTCAGTGCTTTGGCACCTTCATCACCAAC ACAGACGTCTTCATTGCCATGGAGCTCATGGGCACGTGTGCAGAGAAGCTGAAGAAACGAATGCAGGGCCCCATTCCGGAGCGAATCTTGGGCAAGATGACTGTGGCG ATTGTGAAGGCGCTGTACTATCTGAAAGAGAAGCATGGTGTCATTCACCGTGATGTCAAACCCTCCAACATTCTGCTAGACGAGCGGGGCCAGATCAAGCTCTGCGACTTTGGCATCAGCGGGCGCCTTGTTGACTCTAAGGCCAAAACACGGAGTGCTGGCTGTGCTGCCTACATGGCT CCTGAGCGCATTGACCCCCCAGACCCTACCAAGCCTGACTATGACATCCGAGCCGATGTGTGGAGCCTGGGCATATCATTG GTGGAGCTGGCAACGGGACAGTTTCCCTACAAGAACTGCAAGACAGACTTTGAGGTCCTTACCAAAGTCCTACAGGAAGAGCCTCCGCTCCTGCCTGGTCACATGGGCTTCTCAGGGGACTTCCAGTCATTCGTCAAAGACTG CCTTACTAAAGATCACAGGAAGAGACCAAAGTATAATAAGCTACTT GAACACAGCTTCATCAAGCACTATGAGACACTCGAGGTGGATGTGGCATCCTGGTTCAAGGACATCATGGCAAAGACCGAGTCTCCAAGGACTAGTGGAGTCCTGAGCCAACACCACCTGCCCTTCTTCAGGTAG
- the Map2k7 gene encoding dual specificity mitogen-activated protein kinase kinase 7 isoform X2: protein MAASSLEQKLSRLEAKLKQENREARRRIDLNLDISPQRPRPTLQLPLANDGGSRSPSSESSPQHPTPPSRPRHMLGLPSTLFTPRSMESIEIDQKLQEIMKQTGYLTIGGQRYQAEINDLENLGEMGSGTCGQVWKMRFRKTGHIIAVKQMRRSGNKEENKRILMDLDVVLKSHDCPYIVQCFGTFITNTDVFIAMELMGTCAEKLKKRMQGPIPERILGKMTVAIVKALYYLKEKHGVIHRDVKPSNILLDERGQIKLCDFGISGRLVDSKAKTRSAGCAAYMAPERIDPPDPTKPDYDIRADVWSLGISLVELATGQFPYKNCKTDFEVLTKVLQEEPPLLPGHMGFSGDFQSFVKDCLTKDHRKRPKYNKLLEHSFIKHYETLEVDVASWFKDIMAKTESPRTSGVLSQHHLPFFR from the exons ATGGCGGCGTCCTCCCTAGAGCAAAAGCTGTCCCGCCTGGAAGCCAAGCTTAAACAGGAGAACCGCGAGGCCCGGAGGAGAATCGACCTCAACCTGGATATTAGCCCCCAGCGGCCCAGGCCCA CCCTGCAGCTCCCACTGGCCAATGATGGGGGCAGTCGCTCACCATCCTCAGAGAGCTCCCCACAGCACCCTACACCGCCCTCCCGGCCCCGCCACATGCTGGGGCTCCCATCAACCTTGTTCACACCCCGCAGTATGGAGAG CATCGAAATTGACCAGAAGCTGCAGGAGATCATGAAGCAGACAGGGTACCTGACCATCGGAGGCCAG CGTTATCAGGCAGAAATCAATGACTTGGAGAACCTGGGCGAGATGGGCAGCGGTACCTGTGGTCAGGTGTGGAAGATGCGCTTCCGGAAAACAGGCCACATCATTGCTGTCAAG CAAATGCGGCGCTCGGGGAACAAGGAAGAGAATAAGCGTATCCTGATGGACCTGGATGTGGTACTCAAGAGCCACGACTGCCCCTACATCGTTCAGTGCTTTGGCACCTTCATCACCAAC ACAGACGTCTTCATTGCCATGGAGCTCATGGGCACGTGTGCAGAGAAGCTGAAGAAACGAATGCAGGGCCCCATTCCGGAGCGAATCTTGGGCAAGATGACTGTGGCG ATTGTGAAGGCGCTGTACTATCTGAAAGAGAAGCATGGTGTCATTCACCGTGATGTCAAACCCTCCAACATTCTGCTAGACGAGCGGGGCCAGATCAAGCTCTGCGACTTTGGCATCAGCGGGCGCCTTGTTGACTCTAAGGCCAAAACACGGAGTGCTGGCTGTGCTGCCTACATGGCT CCTGAGCGCATTGACCCCCCAGACCCTACCAAGCCTGACTATGACATCCGAGCCGATGTGTGGAGCCTGGGCATATCATTG GTGGAGCTGGCAACGGGACAGTTTCCCTACAAGAACTGCAAGACAGACTTTGAGGTCCTTACCAAAGTCCTACAGGAAGAGCCTCCGCTCCTGCCTGGTCACATGGGCTTCTCAGGGGACTTCCAGTCATTCGTCAAAGACTG CCTTACTAAAGATCACAGGAAGAGACCAAAGTATAATAAGCTACTT GAACACAGCTTCATCAAGCACTATGAGACACTCGAGGTGGATGTGGCATCCTGGTTCAAGGACATCATGGCAAAGACCGAGTCTCCAAGGACTAGTGGAGTCCTGAGCCAACACCACCTGCCCTTCTTCAGGTAG